The region CGAGCGATCGTCCCGGCCGAGGATGCGCAGCTTGGCGACCCGTCCGGAGACTCCCCGCTCGAGCACCTCGAGGCCGGTGAAACCGAGACCGGGATAGCGCTCCTCCACCTGCCGGGCCAAGCGCTGGTCGCTGCGGAAGCGGCTCCAGGATCGCCAGCGATTGGCGGGAGCACGGAAGTCCCGCTCGCTGACGAAGGGCTGAACCACCGCCACCAGCCGATCGCGCCACCACACCATGCGCACCGGGTCTCCCGCCATCAGGAAGAGGGAGTCGGAGGCCAACCCATCCTCGACCGGTCGAAAGGCCGCCAGGCCGCGTGGCAGCTCGACGGTCTGCTCCCGGCCCTCGAGGCGGATGCGCCAGCCGGTGTCGTCGAGGGCGCGGTGAGTGGCCTTCTTCTCGACCAGCAAGCCCACGGTGCGGGCGAAGGAGTAGAGAACCATTTCGAGCTGTGACGGCGTGAGCTGGCGCTCGTCGTCCTCGCGCCACAGGCCGCTGGCGTAGAGCGCCCGAGCCCGCCGCACCTCCTCCGTCGACCAGCTCGCCGGCGGCTGCTCCACCCATTCCGGCAAAGAGGTCGCGACCCGCGGATCGAGCACCAGGTCGAGCAACGCCAGCAGGAAACGCCGCAGGTCGCCCTGCCGCAGGCTCGCCAGGCGCCCCGTTGGCGGCGTCAGGCCGGCCTGCTGGGCCGCCGTCAGCAAGCGGGCTTCGAACGCTCCCAGGGAATTCCCCGGCGGCGCCGGCAAGAATTGACGGGTGATGGCTTCCGGATAGCGCGCCCCGGGACGGAGATGATTGCTCAGGGCAATGCTGCCCGCCTCCAGGCACGGCACACCGCGCAAGTAGGGATAGTTCTCCTGCGGGAAGACCACTTCGATGTCCTCCGTGTGGCCACCGCAGGTCGAGCTGTAGCGGGCATCCACCAGCTCGCCGTCGAACAACAGCACCTGGTGGGCGGTATCGGTGATGGCCTGGTCCGACAGCGGATGCTCGATGGACATGCCACCGTACACCTGGCACCGGGGCGTGGCGCAGATGTCATAGCCCTCGCGCTCGAACTCGCCGAGGTTGCGCAGAGTGTAGGTTCGGGCGGCCACCGCCTGGGCCTTGAGGGCCTCGATGCGGTCATAGAGGTTGGGCCCCATTTCCCCCGGCACCACCCCGCGCAGATAGCTCTCAAGGGGCAGCTCGTTGATCACGTTGAGGCGCCCGCGCTCATTCAGGAATACCTGTAGCCGACCGCGATAGCGGCGATCTCCGAAGACCAAGCCGCGCTCGTCCTCCGCGGCGGCGAGGGTCGACGCATCGCGCCGGCGCTCGACGGTCAACCTGCGACCCTCGACCCGCCGCTGCTCGTCGCCGCGGCCAAGGACCAGCGCCGCATCCCCCGCCTCGGCCACCACCCAGGCTTCGGCGAGGTCGAGGGAGCGCCACCGCTGGCGAGCGGCGAGGGCCCGCTGGCGGGACTCGAAACGGCCCAGCCGCACCTGGTAGAGCCCGGTCGCGGCATCGATGTGACTCGAGGCCGGCTCCCCGGTGAGGCGCTCCAGGCGGGCGGCGAGCTGGGCTCCCTGAGCTTCGTCCCGCAGCGCCGCGACCTGCAGTCGGAAGGTCGTCGCCGCCCCGGGCCCCGGACGCACCACCACCTTCTCGTCGAGCCCCAGGGAAGCTTCCCCGAAGGTCAAAACCAGATCCTGACCGCAGCATGGAAGCTCGACCTCGGCGAGATCGCTCGCCAGCCCGACCCGCAGGCGAATCGGCGCCTGCGGCGACCGGGTCACCACCTCCGGCACCGGCTGCCGCGGTGCTTCGGCGGCGGCCTCCGGCAACGGCAGGGCCGTCGGCGCGGCCACGGCCGGCGGAGCCTCCGCCGGCCGCTCGCTGCTCGGTGTGGTTTCGACCGGCGTCAGCGGGGGGGCCACGGAGCGGGCGCAGCCGGCCACCAGCCAGGGCAGCGCCAGCGCCGCTAGCCAGGTCCAGACGCGCTTCACGGGGCGGTCTCCATCGCCGGCCGCAGGAGGTTCACCAGGGCAGCCGCATGGAGGGTGGCCAGAAAGGCGGTGACCACCCCCTGGAGCAGCCCGAGGACGAGCTGAACGGCGAAGGCGAGCCTGCCGAGGGTGGCCGAGAGCAGACTGGCGACGGCGCTCGACAGCAGGCCCGCCAAGGCCACCAGCGCCGCCAACAGAAGCACCGCCGCAAAGCGCTGGCGGAGGAGCCCGAGGCCCCGCCGCAGGGAGCTGCCCAACCCGTTCGAAGGCCAAGCCAGGGCCGCCCGCCCGGGTCCGTACCAGAGGTGCACCACCAGCAGCGCGATGGCGACGGCGAAGATTCCGCAGGCCGCCAGGAGCTGGGCCGCCAGAGCGCCGCGAACCCCCAGCGCCAGGGCCACCACCGCCAGCAGGAGCAGAGCCGAGGCGACCACCGCATAGAGGTTGACGAACCAGAAGAAGGGCGCGAACAGGCGCTTGCCCCAGTGCACCAGCCGGGCGGCCTCCAGACGGCTCTCGAGGCCCCGCCGCCGGAGCTCGCCAAGGCTGCCCCACAGTCCCGCTTGAGCGAAGCAATAGAGCACCAGCGCCGCCGTCCACAGGACCAGCGCCAGCGACGTTCCGGTCACCACCGCCGAGCGGTCGAAGGCGTCCTCGAGGACGATCACCGCATCGGCCACCGCCTCGACGCTGCGGCTCGCCGCCAGCGGCGCGAGATCGCTCTGGAAGTCCCAGCCGAGGGCCGTCAACAGCGGCGCGACGGCGCCGGCGACGGTGAGAATCAACACCGCTCCCATGGTGAGCAGAGTCCAAGCCACCAGGGCGGGGTTCGCCCGGGTCACCGACCAGCCGCGAGCCAAGGCCGCCGCGCTCACGGCGCCAACCGGTGTTGATGCAGCTTCACTTCGCGGCGGAAATCCTCCACCGCGAGCATTTCGACCGGTT is a window of Acidobacteriota bacterium DNA encoding:
- a CDS encoding SpoIID/LytB domain-containing protein gives rise to the protein MKRVWTWLAALALPWLVAGCARSVAPPLTPVETTPSSERPAEAPPAVAAPTALPLPEAAAEAPRQPVPEVVTRSPQAPIRLRVGLASDLAEVELPCCGQDLVLTFGEASLGLDEKVVVRPGPGAATTFRLQVAALRDEAQGAQLAARLERLTGEPASSHIDAATGLYQVRLGRFESRQRALAARQRWRSLDLAEAWVVAEAGDAALVLGRGDEQRRVEGRRLTVERRRDASTLAAAEDERGLVFGDRRYRGRLQVFLNERGRLNVINELPLESYLRGVVPGEMGPNLYDRIEALKAQAVAARTYTLRNLGEFEREGYDICATPRCQVYGGMSIEHPLSDQAITDTAHQVLLFDGELVDARYSSTCGGHTEDIEVVFPQENYPYLRGVPCLEAGSIALSNHLRPGARYPEAITRQFLPAPPGNSLGAFEARLLTAAQQAGLTPPTGRLASLRQGDLRRFLLALLDLVLDPRVATSLPEWVEQPPASWSTEEVRRARALYASGLWREDDERQLTPSQLEMVLYSFARTVGLLVEKKATHRALDDTGWRIRLEGREQTVELPRGLAAFRPVEDGLASDSLFLMAGDPVRMVWWRDRLVAVVQPFVSERDFRAPANRWRSWSRFRSDQRLARQVEERYPGLGFTGLEVLERGVSGRVAKLRILGRDDRSIEVEGLAIRWTLALPDTRFELRRTRSRQGAPGYFFSGSGLGHGVGMCQTGAFAMALRSHDYRQILEHYYSGVTLARARGRAVAPLRVDPAAR